Proteins encoded by one window of Pseudomonadota bacterium:
- a CDS encoding TetR family transcriptional regulator: MVQRKDGIEKRRRILTAACRVFAEKGYHAASVADICRRAGANVA, encoded by the coding sequence ATGGTGCAGAGGAAAGATGGCATAGAAAAACGCCGGCGAATTTTAACCGCGGCCTGCCGGGTTTTCGCGGAAAAGGGCTACCATGCCGCCAGTGTGGCGGATATCTGCCGGCGGGCCGGGGCCAATGTGGCGG